The Salifodinibacter halophilus genomic interval GCCACGACACCTTGGTGCTGCATTTGGCCTGCGGCCTGGATTCGCGCATCTACCGGGTCGACCCGGCGCTGGACGTGGACTGGCTGGACATCGACTTTCCGGAAGTGATCCGGCTGCGGCGCGAGCTGCTGCCGCAGCGGCTGGGCAAGTACCGCACCCTGGCGAGCAACGTGATGGAGCCGGACTGGATCGGCAAGCTCGATCCGGACCGGCCGGTGTTGGTGATCGCCGAGGGCCTGTTC includes:
- a CDS encoding class I SAM-dependent methyltransferase; translation: HDTLVLHLACGLDSRIYRVDPALDVDWLDIDFPEVIRLRRELLPQRLGKYRTLASNVMEPDWIGKLDPDRPVLVIAEGLF